gggaattgcgaacaggggttcacaattgcgaaccccgacctccgCTAAGCTGGGAAATGCGAAACAGAGATCGCATTTACGAACCCTTCAGAATTGCTGGACTTTTGCATTTGCGACACATATGTTGCATTTGCGGCGAAGGCATCACATTTGCGGAAAGGACACTCACATTTGCGAGATAAGGCAGGCCTGGGCTTGTTTCGCATTTGCAATCCaccctttgcatttgcgagctcgcattaaaatctgcaactttctaagttcaaaatgcaccctgtggcctatccaaaactcacccgagcccttggggctccaaaccaaatgtacacacaacctcaaaaacatcatacggacttattcgtgtactcatatcaccaaaataacatcagaaacatcgacttaaacctcaatatcaatgaaatttctcaaaacttcttggaatatcaaattttgcatttaaggtccgaatcacgtcaaacggatttcgtttctcaccaaacttcacataattatcttaaatcacatataagtcttgtaccgggcgccagaaccaaaatacgagcccgataccaacatgttctaatcaaaattcatttccaaatcttttaaacaatttttgaaaataattttctttaaaaattcatttctcgggcttgggacctcggaatttgatttcgggcatacgcccaagtcccatattttcctatggaccctacgggactgtcaaatcacatgttcgggtctatttacccaaaatatttaccaaagtcaaattaattcattttataatcaaaatttattatttttcacagattttcacatataagctttccggctacacgcctgGACTGTACACATAAATCGAGATAATTCTAAAAGAAGTTTTTAAAGCCTTAGAACgtagaattttattttaaaataagtgatgacctcttgggtgATCACACAGTCTTTGTTGCCATTATTGATACATAATATCATTATTGTTTGGGCTGATTGTCATGATACTTGTGAGCcggagagactggagagatttatgactgagtgaggtcgagagcctgattgtgaggatatacgtgggatcgggttgcacgccgcaacatgttttattgattcatgccatgattggcttattatagcgcttagGCAGGATCTGCCCTCCGGAGTCTGACTCATGagcagtgagcgcaggtacccactGAGTGTGAGTGCGAGTGTTGAGAGTGGGTGCCGAACGATTGGGAGGATTGACTGACTGTGAGGATTGAAGTGAATGAGAGGACTGGGAGATTTGATTTTCCTGAGAGTATGCATATGACTTCATCACTGCTTTGTGTTATAGTTGGCTTACATAATTGACATGTAAATATCGAGATGTATCAATCCTTATTTCAGTTACACTTAGCATATTTTACTTGTTTGAGCTTTAGctgttgaacttgaaagcatgtctacatttcTGTACTGTATTTCTATAATTGGACTGTACATGTGAAGCTTGTCTCTACTTTCAGCCCAAAGGTTAGACTCGTTaattattgagttggttgtacttaCGCTATACCCTACACTTTGTGTGCAGAGCCAGGTACTTCTGGGTATGGTAGTTGCTGACTTTGGAGCTATTATTCAGTTtggagatcctcgaggtagcTGCATTGGTGTCCGTAGTCCTTGactctcctcttttattttttagtttttatctAGACTGTTCTACCTTCCTAGATAGTATTTCATTTGTCAGACCATATTATTGTATAAATGCTCATGTACTCTATGACACCTGGATCTTTTGGGAAATTCTGTATTGAGCTGTGATGTTTTCATCCAGTTTTTATGAGACTTTTACTTATTTAAgcttattttcatattttttgaatttcaagATGTTGGCATGTGTGAGTTGTCTGCTTGCCTAGTATCATGATATGTACCATCACGATATTGTGATTTTGGGCCATGACACcttttatacaactcatcttttatTTTTCCCAAATTCTCTCTATAGTGAATTGTGTGTTACCAGCTATCCTTTTTCCTGTTCCTAACTTTAATTttagattttcagatctaagtTCTAGGATAGTTGTGTCAAGTGTatgaacctggttctttaacAATGtattttcactttcagtttcacaAGCCCTAAGTTACAGGTTTTTGCACTTAGCCTTCAAAATGACACATTCTTTTGACAATTATTCCTTTTCATTATTCACATCTTCAAACTCATCATTCAGCTCTAACAGTAATTCAGATAatctttctttagacaaaaaattaatcttgtctttgagatgaaagACACTTACCTCAGTTTCTTTATCAGATTCTCCAATATCCATTAGTGCttgttcatcatcatcatcatcagcatCATCAGAGCTTTCATCTGAgttttctccccaagcagcaaccataacCTTGGTTGATCCTTTATTGTTGCCTTTATTAggatgaacctgttccttcttcctattcATTCAtttatccttttccttctttcatTCAATCTCCCATAAAGGACAGTTcgtgatcatgtgatcagtctttccacacttataacatcCATCATTAGTCTGCTTCTCCGGAGCTCTTATCTTTCTATAGTTTTCACTTCTTGAGGAACACTTTCCTCTCCATAGATACTTCTTGAAGCCTTTGGTAATAATTGCCATTTCATCATTTTCCAGGTAAGAACCTTCAGTAATTCTGAGTGCCAAACTCTTTTCCTTCTTAGGcacatccattttcatggtttgtctCCTAAGTTCATAAGTAGTGAGGTTTCCAATCAATTCATCCAAAGGAAGTgtagcaatattctttgattctGAAATGACAGTGATCTTGCTTTCCCAAGTATGTGGCAAGACCCTAATAAGTATCTTCTCAATCCTCTCATCTTCAGgtataatccttccaagagatttTAGTTCAATTGTCAATGTAGTGAACCTTGTGTACGTATCTTCAGTGGTTTCTCTATCGCTCTTGGCAAAGTTTTCATACTGAGAGTACAGTAGAGCTCCTCTTGATCTTTTTACCTGAGTTgttccttcatgggccacttgCAGTGTGTCATAAATTTGCTTGGTAGTGGAACAACCTTGGATTCTACTATACTCATTTTGACCAAGTCTAcaaacaagccatttcttggctttGACATTGTTTTCCTACTTCTTCAAATCCTCAGCATTGCAATCAGCTTTTGTCTTTGACATATCTACTCCTTCAACATTTTTCTTGAAAGCAGACATTGGACCATCAGTGATAATGTCCCATAGCTCATAGTCTTTCAAATgtatgtgatctctcatccttgACTTCTACCAAGagtagtactgaccattaaaaaGTGGTGGCCTGCCTAGAAGTGGATTGCCCTTCATAAttttcaggtggtgcactcatcttgatcttctcctaaggtgttagcgtcttcaaggataaccccctctgataccaattgatgttttatacttcaatgctACACAAGAGGAGGGcaatttgtgtggtgtccaatattttgcatgcacaaattatagaaggacctggttatTCTACAAGTTCCTTACACTACAGTTGCAGAATAATAAAtgtagaaaataaagaacacatgtATTTTTCGTGGAAAAACATCtgactcaaaaggtgaaaaaatcaagTCCTACTTCCCAGTAGATTTTtttccaacacttcactaaatcactgagccaaacaACAATGTTTACAGAACTCTTGTAAATCTAAGGATTACCTCCAACCCTTGTAGCAACCAACCACAAGCTGTTGCGACACTTGAAAATACAACTCAAAATACCTAGTACAAATGCTTCCAAAGAAAGCTGAAGATACAATTCAAAAGCCCTACTACAATTGGACAAGAATAAGAGACAAACACTTAGAACTGATttttctatctggttcatgtagctttaTGTTCGCACACTTGAAACACACAGGAATTACTTGCAAAATATCTTGCTATTCTGCTCTCAATTATTGATTAACTTCAGCGTTTGTGCGTCCCCTGTAAAAGAGAACACGACGGATGTATATAAAGTTAGTAGAAAAAAGattaactagagttctaatgttATACTCTTCCTTAGTGGAAGAGTTCAAGTTATCTTCAACTTCTAATTCCTCCCTTATCTAGGATAGAGTTCTCTTCAAGTAAGGAGTCCtgctccttatcaattatgcaatcTTTTTGTTCAGGAGATATCATATATAACCACTTATGCTTATCCCCTTCACGCGCCTTGTGCTTGAATTTGTCTGTGCCCTGTGTATGGACCTAATTCATGCATGTATTGCTTTGTCAATCGTCAAACCAAAACTTACTCAAGTCAACAATTGCCCATAGTAAAATATGCTCCAGAAATGCactgatttaaaagaagaaaacaatcatttaattttaaaattaattttaaatgTTCCACGCTTCTGGCCCGTGAAAAATACATCCCACCAAATTTTGGTCCAGTGTGATTATGAACACATAAAAATCTAGTTGAAGGGACTAGATGGAATTCAACATTATTGAATTGTTCAAGTTCCAAAATAAATCAAGTTTATGGGGGGTTTTATGTATAAGCTATCTTTTATTATATCCTGTTATTTGTTCTGATTCTTGCATAATACAATAAGTATCTATCTAGAATTTGACTATTTTAATTACTTTTCAAGGTAGGTACGACTAGTGCTATGTTTAACCATGAAAATGCAAGAACTGTTTAGCATGGATAATTTAGTTTGACTTGGTaaaatttgtagatattttaaGGACAAAAAGCCTAGCAAACTTAGGTGAAGTGAAAAGCTCTCTCAGACCAATATAAAACCGTAAGATATTAAAGTATCAAAACTAACAAAAGTAGATCGCATACATTCGAAAAATCTATACAATCTTTTGATAAAATAGAAATATAAGAATAAACTTTGCTAAGCATCTTCGGTAAAATGGCAAAAAAGGTCCCTTATTATTTTGGGCAGGTTTAAATTAgttttttaaatatatttccgAGGAGTTTTCGTCCTTTAAGTATTCTAAAAGTAAGAAAATTTTGGTCTCCATCAAATTTTAATAAACTTTAGTTGTTGATAGaaaattataattaaaaaaattaaccataaataaaccaaaaaatagattaaaaaaatgcaaaaattacacctccaaatgtgagttttcaTTAGACCTTTTTCTTCATAGTACCcattaacagcttgtttggatggttgttactcaTTATATCATATTGTATTGTTATCCCaaaacaatgtttgttttgattgtttcatTAAAATTGGTTGTATTATATTGTTAAATTCATTATTCCGGAACAATGAAAAGTCCCTTTTTTGAaacaaccgatttggtgtggtgggattattttcttttttttttttccaattataCCCTAACTTATTATTCCATAATTCTATTTTACcgtttactttttttttttaatttaatttacacTCCAAATCTCCCATCTATAACCTACTTTATCTTCGTCCCTTCTTTTCCGGAACTTCTGCCGCTTCTAACTCCAACGTAAAATTGCTAATTTTGTTAGGATTTGCGTGAATTTAATTGCTTAATCTATTTATAAGACATATTTGGGATAAATTAGTAGAAAGAGgttttcttaaattatttttatgcgtTAATTcttgataaatttaatatttaaacaatTGAGGGTATTTTAGTAAGCTTATCAGTTATAGTACAGTATGATATAATCAAACCAAACAGCAAAATGTTATTTAACAACcacaaacaatacaatctatccaaacattgtatttataaaatgatacaatacaatacaatacaaatATATTATAAAACGATGGGTAACagccatccaaacaagctgtaacgTAACGACCAaagtttgttaaatatttgatgGAGCCTAAAATTGCTCGCTTTTGGCAAATTTAAAAGACAAAAATTCTCAAGAATATATTTAAGAGACTATTTTAAACTAACTCCAAAACATAAAGgaccatttctatcattttagcaAGCATCTTCTTGGTTTAATCTTGGTCAATCAGTCTTGTGAAGACTGAGAGAGGATAGGACAGAAGAAATTCCAGAGCTCACAAATGCAGCTACAAGAAATGCATCTGGGATGTACATCAGTCCCAAGAAGTCATGTATCTTTGAGTTATTATCTGTATAAACAACTTTTTGCAAATCCACTGTTGCACCTAGTGCTGCTCCAGCTGCTGTTGCTAGTATGCCAAATG
The Nicotiana sylvestris chromosome 11, ASM39365v2, whole genome shotgun sequence DNA segment above includes these coding regions:
- the LOC138881315 gene encoding uncharacterized protein, translating into MRDHIHLKDYELWDIITDGPMSAFKKNVEGVDMSKTKADCNAEDLKKLGQNEYSRIQGCSTTKQIYDTLQVAHEGTTQVKRSRGALLYSQYENFAKSDRETTEDTYTRFTTLTIELKSLGRIIPEDERIEKILIRVLPHTWESKITVISESKNIATLPLDELIGNLTTYELRRQTMKMDVPKKEKSLALRITEGSYLENDEMAIITKGFKKYLWRGKCSSRSENYRKIRAPEKQTNDGCYKCGKTDHMITNCPLWEIE